The following coding sequences are from one Triticum dicoccoides isolate Atlit2015 ecotype Zavitan chromosome 4A, WEW_v2.0, whole genome shotgun sequence window:
- the LOC119284757 gene encoding inositol-3-phosphate synthase, whose amino-acid sequence MFIESFRVESPNVRYGAGEIESEYRYDTTELVHESHDGASKWVVRPKSVNYHFKTNTTVPKLGVMLVGWGGNNGSTLMAGIIANREGISWATKDKVQQANYFGSLTQASTIRVGSYNGEEIYAPFKSLLPMVNPDDLVFGGWDISSMNLADAMTRAKVLDIDLQKQLRPYMESIVPLPGIYDPDFIAANQGSRANNVIKGTKKEQMEQIIKDIREFKEKNKVDKVVVLWTANTERYSNVSVGLNDTMENLLASVDKNEAEISPSTLYAIACVMEGVPFINGSPQNTFVPGLIDLAIKNNCLIGGDDFKSGQTKMKSVLVDFLVGAGIKPTSIVSYNHLGNNDGMNLSAPQTFRSKEISKSNVVDDMVSSNAILYEPGEHPDHVVVIKYVPYVGDSKRAMDEYTSEIFMGGKSTIVLHNTCEDSLLAAPIILDLVLLAELSTRIQLKAEGEDKFHSFHPVATILSYLTKAPLVPPGTPVVNALAKQRAMLENIMRACVGLAPENNMILEYK is encoded by the exons ATGTTCATCGAGAGCTTCCGCGTGGAGAGCCCGAACGTGCGGTACGGCGCGGGGGAGATCGAGTCGGAGTACCGCTACGACACGACGGAGCTGGTGCACGAGAGCCACGACGGCGCCTCCAAGTGGGTCGTCCGCCCCAAGTCCGTCAACTACCACTTCAAGACCAACACCACCGTCCCCAAGCTCGG GGTGATGCTTGTGGGGTGGGGCGGCAACAATGGCTCCACACTCATGGCTGGGATCATCGCCAACAGGGA GGGGATCTCATGGGCGACCAAGGACAAGGTGCAGCAGGCCAACTACTTTGGGTCCCTCACCCAGGCCTCCACCATCAGGGTCGGGAGCTACAACGGAGAGGAGATCTATGCGCCCTTCAAGAGCCTCCTGCCCATG GTAAACCCAGATGACCTTGTGTTTGGGGGCTGGGACATTAGCAGCATGAACCTGGCTGATGCTATGACCAGGGCCAAGGTGCTGGACATTGACCTGCAGAAGCAGCTCAGGCCCTACATGGAGTCCATCGTGCCACTCCCCGGCATCTATGACCCGGACTTCATCGCTGCCAACCAGGGCTCCCGGGCTAACAATGTCATCAAGGGCACAAAGAAAGAGCAGATGGAGCAGATTATCAAAGACATAAG GGAGTTCAAGGAGAAGAACAAGGTGGACAAGGTAGTGGTGCTTTGGACGGCAAACACTGAAAGGTACAGCAACGTCTCTGTTGGGCTTAATGACACGATGGAGAAcctcttggcgtctgtggacaagAACGAGGCAGAGATATCTCCGTCAACACTGTATGCCATCGCCTGCGTCATGGAGGGTGTGCCATTCATCAACGGGAGCCCTCAGAACACCTTTGTGCCTG GGCTGATCGATCTTGCTATTAAGAACAACTGCCTGATTGGTGGCGATGATTTCAAGAGTGGCCAGACCAAGATGAAATCTGTCTTGGTGGATTTCCTTGTTGGTGctggaatcaag CCCACCTCAATTGTCAGCTACAACCATCTGGGGAACAACGATGGGATGAACCTATCTGCGCCGCAGACATTCCGTTCCAAGGAGATCTCCAAGAGTAACGTGGTGGATGACATGGTCTCGAGCAATGCTATCCTCTACGAGCCCGGGGAACATCCTGACCACGTCGTCGTGATCAAG TATGTGCCATACGTTGGAGACAGCAAGAGGGCCATGGACGAGTACACCTCGGAGATCTTCATGGGCGGCAAgagcaccatcgtgctccacaacaCCTGCGAGGATTCGCTCCTCGCCGCACCGATCATTCTTGATCTGGTGCTCCTGGCCGAGCTCAGCACCAGGATTCAGCTGAAGGCCGAGGGAGAG GACAAGTTCCACTCCTTCCATCCGGTTGCCACCATCCTGAGCTACCTCACCAAGGCACCCCTT GTTCCTCCTGGCACGCCGGTGGTGAACGCCCTGGCGAAGCAGAGGGCCATGCTGGAGAACATCATGAGGGCGTGCGTCGGCCTGGCGCCCGAGAACAACATGATCCTGGAGTACAAGTGA